The Paludisphaera rhizosphaerae genome contains the following window.
GGACCGTGATCCCGTAGCCCACCTTGTACTGGGTCTCGTCCGTCTCCGGCAGGGAGAGGCCGACCTCCTTGGCCTTGTGCAGGATGGCCAGGGCGATCGGATGGTGGAACTTCTTCTCAGCCGCGGCCGCGTATCCCAGGATCTGATCGGCGTCGAAGCCCTTCGAGGCAATGACTCGGCCGACCTCCGGGCGTTCGCGGGTCAGCGTGCCGGTCTTGTCGAAGAGGACCGTGTCGACCTCGTTCATCAACTCGAGGGCCCGGCCGTCCTTGACGAGGATCCCCTTGTTGGCGCACAAGGTCAGCGAGCTGAGCATCGCCAGCGGGGCCGCCATCCGGATGCCCGTGCCGAAGTCGCTGTTGAGGACGGCCACCGCGCCGGCGGGGCCCATCGCGGCCATCCCCACCGACCCGATGGCGAGCGTTGGGATCACCGCCTTGTCGGCCAGCCGTTCGCCCTTGTGCTGGGAGGAGAGCTTGTAGCCGGCCGTGTCGTTGAGGATCTGCGAGATCTTCGCCGAGGCCGTCTCGCTCCCCGAGGTCTCGACCGACACGAAGACCTTGCCCGCGACCATGATCGTCGAGGCGAAGACCCGGTCGCCGACCCCTTTCTCGGCGGGCGTCGACTCGCCCGTCAGCGCGTGCTGGTCGATCATCGCCATCCCCTCGACGACGTGGCCGTCGACGGGGACCACCTCGCCGGTGTTGACGACGATCGTATCGCCCTGCTGGAGCTTGTCGACCGAGACCTGGACCTCGACGCCGTCGCGGATCATCCAGGCGTATCTCGGCTGCTTGCCGAAGGCGTTGAGCAGCATCTTCTTCGAGTCGTCCTGCGTCCGTTTGACCAGCACCCTGCCGAAGCTGAGGCACCAGCAGAGGACCGCCCCGGGGAAGATCGACATCGTTCCCAAACAGCCGACCACGACGATCGCGTCCAGGACGTCCACCCCTAGCCGCTTCTCCTCGAAGAGGACGCTCTTCGCCTCCTTGAACGTCGGGATCGAGGTGTAAGCGAACAACCCGGCCGCCACCGGGAGGAGCGGCGGGAAGGCGAACTGGGCCACGGCCGCGAAGGGGACCGAGGCCGTGCAGAGCGGCAGGTGGAGGTCCAGCTTGTCCAGCTTCTCGGGATGCTCGGCGTTGTCGAGCGCGGTCGAGACGATCTCGATCACCTGATCGCGGGTGAGCTGGGCCGGGTCGTAGTCGACCTGGACGAAGCACCGGATCGAGCCCGTGGAGTACTTCTCGATCCCCAGGATGCTCATCAGCTCGCGCTCGATCGCCTGGCAGAGGTCGTTCTTGCGATAGAGCACTCGGTTGCGGAGGCGGATTCGACCCGGACGATCAACCTGGATCTCCCAGGAGCCGCTCGCCGGAGCAGCCGTCGTCGCCGGAGCATCGACCCGGACGTGGCGAATCGAGCCGTCCCGCGCGTGGGAAACCAGGCGCTGAGGCGGGGCTGACTGCGCAGGAGCCTCGGGATCAGCCCGCCGAAGGGCGGCCGAGATCCGGGCGACGACCGCCTGAACGGTCCAGGACTTCGGGCAGAAGCGAACCTCGGCGGCGGGGGAGTCGCCGGGAATGAAGGCGACCTCGGTGACTTCCGGAGCTTGCATCACCCGATCGAGAAACCGCCGGCAAAGAGAGCCGTCGGGATCGCCGAAAAGGGTCCGACTCGAGAGCCGTACCACGCCCCCGGTTGGGAACGTGACGGCCAGATCCAGGCTGCTCATCGATTGTGGGCCTCGAGCGTCGGTGATCGGAGTAGTCCGGCGTCGGGGGAGAGGGAGCCGACGACGACGATTCGGAAGGGCGTTTGCAATCGAAGGGCGAAGTCGCCCGCGTCAGGACGACGGTGATTCCGACGCGCCGCTTTCGGGCGCCGCCGCGTTCTTGGCCTTCATCTCCTCAATGAGATCCATCGCCGCCCGGGCCCCGTCGATCAGCCCATGAACGGCGGCGTTCTCCTTGGGAACGAGATTGACGACCAGCATCGTGGGGAAGACGACGCCGTAGGAAACGCCGTAACACGCCTTGTAGGTCAACCCGGAGAGCATCCCGCCGATCGCAGGGACCGCCCTCGACGCGGCCTCCGCTGCATCGCCAACGCCATCTTTAGCAGCCTGAACCGCGGCATCAAGGGCATCAGCAACCGAGTGCAACGGATCGCCGCCGGTTGAATTCACAGCCTCCTCGGACATGACACGCTCCACGGAGGGTTTTTAGTCTGGCCAAAGAACGCAGAGATATAAAGATATCGAAAAATCGGCAGGGATAACCTTAGACAATCGTAATCTTAGCCTATCCTCCCCCGATTATCTGTCAAAGTTCTTGTTGATCACATTTTTCGTTTTCGCCGACCCAATCGGCATTCTTCCGCCGACCGTCAAAATCGGAAAACCTGAGAACCGGGAGTTCGCGGCGTGGATCGTCCGACCTCGACCTTCCAGTCTCGTATAAGATCGAACATCGACATCCGATTCGCCAACAGGAGTCCACGCTTGTCGCCCGACCCCTCCTCCACGATCCGGAAAAACGTCTGTCCTCTCGACTGCCCGGATACGTGCAGCATGCTCGTCACCGTTCGCGATGGCGTCGCGACGGAGTTGAAGGGCGACCCGCTCCATTCGTTTACGCGAGGCTTCCTCTGCCGCAAGATGGCCCGGTATCTCGATCGAGTCTACAGCAACGATCGACTCATGCAACCATTGATTCGAGTCGGCCGAAAAGGCGAAGGGCGTTTTGAGCCGATCGCCTGGGACGAAGCGATCGACAGCATCGCGGGGCGCTTCCGCGCGATCGCCGACTCGGCCGACGGCCCCCAGGCGATCCTCCCGTACAGCTATTACGGCACGATGGGGAAAATCCAGGCCAGCAGCCTCGACCGGAGGTTCTTCCACCGGCTGGGGACGTCGAAGCTTGATAGAACCATCTGCGCCTCGGCCGGGACGGTCGGCTACGAGTACACCGTCGGCCGGGGCCGCCTGAGCGCCGATCCGCTGGCCGTCCCTGGGTGCAAATTCCTGGTCAACTGGGGTTCAAATACCGTCAACACAAACTCTCACCTCTGGAGCCTGATGATCGAGGCCCGCAAGAAAAACGGCGCAACGATCGTCACCGTCGATCCCTACCTCAGCCCGACCGCCAGGAAGTCCGACTGGCACATTCAGCCCCGTCCCGGAACCGACGCCGCCCTCGCATTGGGCCTGATGCACGTGATCTGGCGTGACGGCCTCGCCGATGAAGAGTACCTGGCGCGGGCGACCGTCGGCGCTCCCCTGCTCCGCGACCGTGTGCTGAACGATTATCCGCCCGAACGAGTCGCCGCGATCACCGCCGTCGACGTCGCGACGATCGAGGCCTTCGCACATCGGCTGTCGAAGGAGCAGCCGTCGTTGATCCGCTTGAACTACGGCATGCAGCGCCACCGCGGAGGCGGGATGGCCGTGCGGACGATCGCCTGTCTGCCGGCCGTGATCGGATCGTGGCGGCATGCCGGCGGCGGTGCGATGCTCTCCACCAGCGGCGCCTACGACTTCGACATGATGCGTCTCACCCGGCCCGATCTCTCCCCTTCCGGGACGCGCACCATCAACATGAACCAGCTCGGCGAGGCGCTCCTGGGAGAGCTTCCCGGCCCGCCGGTCCGCGCTCTCTACGTCTACAACTCAAACCCG
Protein-coding sequences here:
- a CDS encoding heavy metal translocating P-type ATPase encodes the protein MSSLDLAVTFPTGGVVRLSSRTLFGDPDGSLCRRFLDRVMQAPEVTEVAFIPGDSPAAEVRFCPKSWTVQAVVARISAALRRADPEAPAQSAPPQRLVSHARDGSIRHVRVDAPATTAAPASGSWEIQVDRPGRIRLRNRVLYRKNDLCQAIERELMSILGIEKYSTGSIRCFVQVDYDPAQLTRDQVIEIVSTALDNAEHPEKLDKLDLHLPLCTASVPFAAVAQFAFPPLLPVAAGLFAYTSIPTFKEAKSVLFEEKRLGVDVLDAIVVVGCLGTMSIFPGAVLCWCLSFGRVLVKRTQDDSKKMLLNAFGKQPRYAWMIRDGVEVQVSVDKLQQGDTIVVNTGEVVPVDGHVVEGMAMIDQHALTGESTPAEKGVGDRVFASTIMVAGKVFVSVETSGSETASAKISQILNDTAGYKLSSQHKGERLADKAVIPTLAIGSVGMAAMGPAGAVAVLNSDFGTGIRMAAPLAMLSSLTLCANKGILVKDGRALELMNEVDTVLFDKTGTLTRERPEVGRVIASKGFDADQILGYAAAAEKKFHHPIALAILHKAKEVGLSLPETDETQYKVGYGITVHIDGRTVRVGSKRFLETEGIELTPEVKQALDEAHREGYTMVMVGVDDHLGGAIELQASVRPEVKSIIAGLRERGIKHIAIISGDHEAPTKKLAESLGMDRYFAQVLPADKADYVERLQKEGKKVCFVGDGINDSIALKKANVSISLRGASSIATDTAHIVFLEEGLAKLCDLRDVARDLDRNVKRSWSMILAPNIACIAGVFTMGFGIMASVVTNNVAALAALANGVMPLRKAAKIEAERRYRLELTHSHAMERNAVHKASSAAA
- a CDS encoding molybdopterin-containing oxidoreductase family protein, with product MSPDPSSTIRKNVCPLDCPDTCSMLVTVRDGVATELKGDPLHSFTRGFLCRKMARYLDRVYSNDRLMQPLIRVGRKGEGRFEPIAWDEAIDSIAGRFRAIADSADGPQAILPYSYYGTMGKIQASSLDRRFFHRLGTSKLDRTICASAGTVGYEYTVGRGRLSADPLAVPGCKFLVNWGSNTVNTNSHLWSLMIEARKKNGATIVTVDPYLSPTARKSDWHIQPRPGTDAALALGLMHVIWRDGLADEEYLARATVGAPLLRDRVLNDYPPERVAAITAVDVATIEAFAHRLSKEQPSLIRLNYGMQRHRGGGMAVRTIACLPAVIGSWRHAGGGAMLSTSGAYDFDMMRLTRPDLSPSGTRTINMNQLGEALLGELPGPPVRALYVYNSNPAAVAPNQAKVLQGLARDDLFVVVHELFATDTVDYADIVLPATSQLEHVDLMGSYGHHEVMYNPRSIEPLGECRSNADVFRALAERMGFEPELFPDDDTLIREALGEGPTLRGITLERLKEEGSVRLDLPTPYAPFADGVFPTPSGKCELYSEQMARDGFDPLPTYIPPLEDPQSRLDLAARYPIQLLSPPRPQFLNSTFANSQRHRDHAGDPTVELSADDAQARDIREGSWVEVFNDRGSFRARAALTGSVRPGVAVAAGIYWNKLSPSGSNANNTTSSALTDMGGGATFFDNLVEIKSADE